A portion of the Intestinibacillus sp. Marseille-P6563 genome contains these proteins:
- a CDS encoding TspO/MBR family protein, with product MIQWKRLLLCLAIPLAVGGVSAWLTQGSMEEFAALNQPPLSPPGWVFPVVWTILFLMMGVASYLVCTSGAERSRVQAALQSYALQLAFNFVWPLLFFRWGLYGVAFLWLIVLWVLILVTLTRFYRISKPAGWLLVPYALWVLFAGYLNLSIYLLN from the coding sequence ATGATTCAATGGAAACGATTGCTGCTTTGTCTGGCAATCCCGCTGGCCGTGGGCGGCGTATCGGCGTGGCTGACCCAAGGGTCCATGGAAGAATTTGCGGCGCTCAACCAGCCGCCGCTGTCGCCGCCCGGCTGGGTATTCCCAGTGGTGTGGACGATTTTGTTCCTGATGATGGGCGTTGCATCGTATTTGGTGTGCACCTCGGGAGCGGAACGGTCACGCGTCCAGGCAGCTTTGCAAAGTTATGCCCTTCAGTTGGCGTTTAACTTTGTCTGGCCGCTGCTGTTTTTCCGGTGGGGCCTATATGGCGTGGCGTTTTTGTGGCTGATCGTGCTGTGGGTGCTCATTTTGGTGACGCTGACCCGATTTTACCGCATTTCCAAGCCTGCGGGATGGCTGCTCGTGCCGTATGCCTTATGGGTGCTCTTTGCGGGATATTTGAATCTGTCCATCTATTTGCTCAACTGA
- a CDS encoding YigZ family protein, producing MDEKDYFIPFEAYAEDGFVEKRSKFTGRLWRVETPEEAMAKIKQMRETYWDATHHCSAYILREGNIMRYSDDGEPQGTAGMPILEVLRHENLVNVCCVVTRYFGGVLLGTGGLVRAYTKGAQIAVAAAGIQQMSMFSVVLIACPYNLLGVVQQVLPAHDCTVEDTDYGADVTLTGSVPAGTEEALNRALADATAGQVYAEVMETKFMGRRIK from the coding sequence ATGGACGAAAAGGATTATTTTATCCCGTTTGAAGCCTATGCCGAGGATGGATTTGTGGAAAAACGCTCCAAATTCACCGGCCGCCTGTGGCGGGTGGAAACGCCCGAAGAGGCGATGGCTAAAATCAAGCAGATGCGCGAAACCTATTGGGATGCGACCCACCATTGTTCGGCCTATATCCTGCGGGAAGGCAACATCATGCGGTATTCAGACGACGGTGAGCCGCAGGGTACAGCCGGGATGCCGATTTTGGAAGTGCTGCGGCATGAAAACCTGGTCAATGTCTGCTGTGTGGTGACGCGGTACTTTGGCGGTGTGCTGCTCGGGACCGGCGGGCTGGTGCGCGCTTATACCAAGGGCGCACAAATTGCGGTCGCGGCAGCGGGTATCCAGCAGATGAGCATGTTTTCGGTCGTGCTTATCGCCTGTCCCTATAATTTATTGGGTGTCGTGCAGCAGGTGCTGCCCGCCCACGACTGCACGGTGGAGGATACCGACTATGGCGCCGATGTGACGCTGACCGGCTCGGTGCCGGCTGGTACCGAAGAGGCGCTCAACCGCGCTCTGGCCGATGCGACCGCCGGACAGGTCTATGCTGAGGTGATGGAAACCAAATTCATGGGCCGCCGCATCAAATAA
- the hflX gene encoding GTPase HflX, protein MTNTYEEGAPEKAILVGLSCHGFAPDEDSDERTLAELAALLETAGGECVGMALQNRPAPDARTFIGEGKAEEVRQLAEANEATLIVFDNDLSPSQLSNLEKIMGRTVLDRSALILDIFAQRARTGEGKLQVELAQYQYLLPRLTGMWTHLVRQTAGGGKSPIGTRGPGETQLETDRRHIRRRIDKLKHDLEQVRQVRAVQRRQRKKTELPLVAIVGYTNAGKSTLLNLLTDAGIPANDRLFDTLDPTTRKKRISDTQEILLSDTVGFIRKLPHHLVSAFKATLEELRYADLLLHVVDVSDPDWQLHAQTVDKVIRQLGAEQIPRVIVYNKIDRCDELPYAEAGSVMLSAKTGQGEAELLQAIEKALGRGKHQMRLLIPYSDGAALDMLHREAQVLSVEYVENGTLVEAIMDDKTCGRMQEYAVEE, encoded by the coding sequence ATGACGAATACGTACGAGGAAGGCGCACCCGAAAAAGCGATTCTAGTCGGGCTGTCCTGCCATGGATTTGCGCCCGACGAAGATTCCGACGAACGGACTTTAGCCGAACTGGCCGCGCTGCTCGAAACCGCGGGCGGCGAATGCGTGGGCATGGCGCTGCAAAACCGTCCGGCGCCCGATGCGCGCACCTTCATCGGCGAAGGCAAGGCCGAAGAAGTGCGGCAGCTCGCCGAGGCCAATGAAGCGACCCTGATCGTATTTGATAACGATTTATCCCCCTCGCAGCTGAGCAATCTGGAGAAAATCATGGGCCGGACCGTGCTCGACCGTTCGGCGCTGATTCTGGACATTTTTGCCCAGCGCGCCCGCACCGGCGAGGGTAAATTGCAGGTCGAACTGGCGCAGTATCAGTATCTTTTGCCGCGCCTGACCGGCATGTGGACCCACCTGGTGCGCCAGACGGCGGGCGGCGGCAAAAGCCCGATCGGTACGCGCGGTCCGGGTGAAACCCAGCTGGAAACCGACCGCCGGCACATCCGCCGCCGCATCGATAAGCTCAAGCACGACCTGGAACAGGTGCGCCAGGTGCGCGCCGTCCAGCGCCGCCAGCGCAAAAAGACCGAGCTGCCTCTGGTAGCTATTGTCGGCTACACCAATGCGGGCAAATCGACGCTGCTCAACCTGCTGACCGACGCCGGTATCCCGGCCAACGACCGCCTGTTTGATACCCTGGACCCGACCACGCGTAAAAAGCGCATCTCGGACACCCAGGAAATCTTGCTCAGCGACACGGTCGGCTTTATCCGCAAGCTGCCGCACCATCTGGTCAGCGCATTCAAAGCAACGCTGGAAGAACTCCGCTATGCCGACTTGCTGCTGCATGTGGTCGATGTCTCCGACCCCGATTGGCAGCTGCACGCCCAGACGGTCGATAAAGTTATCCGACAGCTGGGCGCCGAACAGATCCCGCGGGTCATCGTGTATAACAAGATCGACCGCTGTGACGAACTGCCGTATGCCGAAGCGGGCAGCGTGATGCTGTCGGCCAAGACCGGGCAGGGCGAAGCCGAACTGCTGCAAGCGATCGAAAAGGCGCTCGGCCGCGGCAAACACCAGATGCGGCTGCTCATTCCGTACAGCGACGGCGCAGCCCTCGACATGCTGCACCGGGAAGCGCAGGTGCTTTCGGTCGAATATGTGGAAAATGGTACGCTGGTGGAAGCGATCATGGATGACAAGACCTGCGGCCGGATGCAGGAATACGCCGTGGAGGAGTAA
- a CDS encoding S-layer homology domain-containing protein, translating into MNKHQLCAALLAAALAAGSVPAAFAVDGAAAVTSSAADSIASGRLADLDTLLQTLESKHPNLYTQHTKAEFDAKRAEIEQNLATMSDFDFAIALSELVALVGDSHTGVNIGVFAETLHFLPLNLSSMAEGLVITGLPAAYQDYLGGVLTAVNGIPMDQLEERLSPMLGSDNAAYLHRQFYGTFYVYEILQHYGITDQPEDIRLTVRTADGTRDMVVDAIDSTALQAVEVVRLEQDAVPATAADSSQIYFMKPLDARTLYIQYNSCQQDPTLSMEDFAEQVRQSIEQNGYDRVIVDLRNNGGGSDGVIMPLYYLLAEKHEQDGVALYTLIGDSTFSSALINAVEFKAAGATLVGTPTGGSVDHFGEVSSFTLPNSGLAVQYSNNFFDLGSMLDAAKPYGTESLLPDIEAPQTLADYLAGKDTAVETILARTDDAGQPQTALTRAALATALGRDYAAQTGQGIQTQQPPFADVSVFHYAAPYIGWAQAAGLLYGDSNEVFAPDRAVTRAELAAVLTRYAALCGKELTAKPAAPTDADAIAAWARDAACQLADAGVLPLENGKFQPSQTVSRTDFDAILANFTAALT; encoded by the coding sequence ATGAACAAACACCAACTTTGTGCCGCTTTGTTAGCGGCTGCCCTGGCAGCTGGATCGGTACCCGCTGCTTTTGCCGTCGATGGCGCGGCGGCAGTTACCAGCAGCGCAGCGGACAGCATTGCCTCCGGCCGACTGGCTGATCTGGACACGCTGCTGCAAACGCTGGAATCCAAGCATCCCAATCTATATACCCAGCACACCAAGGCCGAATTTGACGCCAAGCGCGCCGAGATCGAGCAGAACCTTGCCACCATGAGCGATTTTGATTTTGCCATTGCCCTGTCCGAACTGGTGGCTCTGGTGGGGGATTCGCACACAGGGGTCAACATTGGCGTCTTTGCCGAAACGCTTCATTTTCTGCCGCTGAACCTCTCGTCTATGGCCGAAGGGCTAGTCATCACCGGGCTTCCGGCTGCATATCAGGACTATCTGGGCGGCGTATTGACCGCTGTCAACGGCATTCCGATGGACCAACTCGAGGAACGTCTTTCCCCGATGCTGGGTTCAGACAATGCCGCTTATCTGCACCGCCAGTTTTACGGCACCTTCTATGTCTATGAAATTTTGCAGCATTACGGCATTACCGACCAGCCGGAGGACATCCGCCTGACCGTACGCACCGCGGACGGCACCCGCGACATGGTCGTGGATGCGATCGATTCCACGGCGCTGCAAGCTGTGGAAGTCGTCCGCCTGGAGCAGGACGCGGTCCCCGCAACGGCAGCCGATTCGTCCCAGATTTATTTTATGAAACCGCTGGACGCACGTACGCTGTACATCCAGTACAATTCCTGCCAGCAGGACCCCACCTTATCCATGGAGGACTTTGCCGAACAGGTACGCCAATCGATCGAGCAGAACGGCTACGACCGTGTGATCGTTGACCTGCGCAACAACGGCGGCGGCTCGGATGGGGTCATTATGCCGCTGTATTACCTGCTGGCCGAAAAGCACGAACAGGACGGCGTTGCGCTGTATACCCTCATCGGCGATTCCACCTTCTCTTCGGCGCTCATCAATGCCGTGGAGTTCAAGGCAGCCGGGGCCACACTGGTCGGCACGCCGACCGGCGGCAGCGTCGATCATTTTGGCGAAGTGAGCAGCTTTACGCTGCCAAATTCCGGACTGGCCGTCCAGTATTCCAACAACTTCTTTGATTTAGGTTCCATGTTGGATGCCGCCAAGCCGTACGGCACCGAGTCGCTGCTGCCCGACATCGAAGCGCCCCAGACCCTAGCCGATTATCTGGCCGGAAAGGATACCGCGGTGGAGACCATCCTGGCCCGGACAGACGACGCCGGACAACCCCAGACCGCTCTGACCCGCGCCGCGCTGGCCACCGCCCTGGGACGGGACTACGCTGCCCAGACCGGACAAGGCATCCAGACCCAGCAGCCGCCCTTTGCCGACGTATCGGTCTTTCACTATGCCGCGCCGTATATCGGCTGGGCCCAAGCGGCCGGTCTGCTGTACGGGGACAGCAACGAGGTCTTTGCCCCCGACCGTGCGGTCACACGCGCCGAACTGGCAGCCGTGCTGACCCGGTATGCTGCCCTGTGCGGCAAGGAACTGACAGCCAAGCCCGCCGCGCCTACCGATGCAGACGCCATCGCCGCCTGGGCACGGGACGCCGCCTGTCAGCTGGCTGACGCTGGGGTACTGCCGCTGGAAAACGGGAAGTTCCAGCCCTCGCAGACGGTCAGCCGCACCGATTTCGATGCCATTCTGGCCAATTTCACAGCCGCCCTTACCTGA
- the rpmE gene encoding 50S ribosomal protein L31, with protein sequence MKQGIHPNYKQTTIRCACGNVIETGSTKENIVVDVCSKCHPFFTGKQKLVDTGGRVDRFKKRFNLDK encoded by the coding sequence ATGAAGCAGGGTATCCATCCCAACTACAAGCAGACGACCATCCGCTGCGCTTGCGGCAACGTAATTGAAACTGGCTCCACCAAGGAGAATATCGTCGTTGACGTGTGCTCGAAGTGTCACCCGTTCTTCACCGGTAAGCAGAAGCTGGTAGACACCGGCGGACGTGTTGACCGCTTCAAGAAGCGTTTCAATCTCGACAAGTAA
- a CDS encoding DUF4177 domain-containing protein, whose protein sequence is MTEYQYEFERVEPEEQGYSLLGGIGLTLEAHREIIARRAADGWRFAGCIPVQQRMEGFVEAFDLVFERPAPSESE, encoded by the coding sequence ATGACAGAATACCAGTACGAGTTTGAGCGGGTCGAGCCCGAAGAACAGGGATATTCGCTGCTCGGCGGCATCGGGCTGACGCTGGAGGCGCACCGGGAGATCATTGCACGCCGCGCCGCCGACGGTTGGCGGTTTGCAGGCTGCATTCCGGTGCAGCAGCGCATGGAAGGATTCGTTGAGGCGTTCGACCTGGTTTTTGAGCGTCCCGCCCCATCCGAGAGCGAATAA
- the metG gene encoding methionine--tRNA ligase, with protein sequence MWCAVFLRKEHQPMDKKPYYISTAIAYTSAKPHIGNTYEIVLADAIARYKRMTGYDVYFQTGTDEHGQKIQDKAEAAGVTPQAYVDGVAGQIHEIWDLMNTTYDKFVRTTDPMHVEKVQKIFKKLYDQGDIYKGSYKGKYCTPCESFWTESQLVDGCCPDCGRPVVDAEEEAYFFKMSKYADRLMKHIEGHPEFIQPESRKNEMVNNFLKPGLQDLCVSRTSFDWGIPVTFDDKHVVYVWLDALTNYITFCGYDPDGNHDEHYKRFWPADVHLIGKDIIRFHTIYWPIFLMALGEELPKQVFGHPWLLVGDGKMSKSTGNVIYADDLVKWFGVDAVRYYVLHEIPFANDGVMTYEMLMERINADLANVLGNLVNRTIAMSHKYFDGVVMQPGASEPVDEELKAIALALPEKVEKRMAGLHVADAIDEIFTLLRRSNKYIDETMPWALAKDESQKERLGTVLYNLLESIRFAAIMIKPHLPETADRIFAQLNIEDKGVESLASFGALEPGHKVGQAEVLFARIDIPKKLAEITGIDPEAEKKAKKAAKEAEKAAKKAEKAKKKAEIPEGCISIDEFAKVEMTVCKVLACENVEKSEKLLKFQLDDGSGTPRQILSGIAKFYKAEDLVGKTLVACTNLPPRKMMGQESNGMILSAVREIEGGEELHLVMLDDAVPAGCKLC encoded by the coding sequence TTGTGGTGCGCGGTTTTCTTACGAAAGGAGCACCAACCGATGGATAAAAAACCTTACTATATATCCACCGCCATCGCCTACACCTCGGCAAAGCCGCACATCGGCAACACCTATGAGATCGTGCTGGCGGACGCCATTGCGCGCTACAAGCGCATGACCGGCTATGACGTCTACTTCCAGACCGGTACCGACGAGCATGGTCAGAAGATTCAGGACAAGGCCGAAGCCGCAGGTGTGACCCCGCAGGCCTATGTCGACGGCGTGGCGGGCCAGATTCACGAGATCTGGGACCTCATGAACACCACCTATGACAAGTTCGTGCGCACGACCGATCCGATGCACGTGGAAAAGGTGCAGAAGATCTTCAAAAAGCTGTACGACCAGGGCGACATTTACAAGGGCAGCTACAAGGGTAAATATTGCACGCCCTGTGAATCGTTCTGGACCGAGAGCCAGCTGGTCGACGGCTGCTGCCCGGACTGCGGCCGCCCGGTCGTAGACGCCGAAGAAGAAGCCTATTTCTTCAAGATGAGCAAATACGCCGACCGTCTGATGAAGCACATCGAGGGCCACCCGGAGTTTATCCAGCCCGAGAGCCGCAAAAACGAGATGGTCAACAACTTCTTAAAGCCCGGCCTGCAAGACCTGTGCGTATCGCGTACTTCGTTCGACTGGGGCATCCCGGTCACCTTCGACGACAAGCACGTGGTCTACGTCTGGCTGGACGCCTTGACCAACTACATCACCTTCTGCGGATATGACCCGGACGGCAACCACGATGAGCATTACAAGCGCTTCTGGCCGGCCGACGTGCACCTGATCGGTAAGGATATTATCCGTTTCCACACGATTTATTGGCCCATCTTCCTGATGGCGCTGGGCGAGGAGCTCCCGAAGCAGGTCTTTGGCCATCCGTGGCTGCTGGTCGGCGACGGCAAGATGAGCAAGTCGACCGGCAATGTCATCTATGCCGACGATCTGGTTAAGTGGTTCGGCGTGGACGCGGTGCGTTACTATGTGCTGCACGAAATCCCGTTTGCAAACGACGGCGTGATGACTTACGAGATGCTCATGGAGCGCATCAACGCCGACCTCGCGAACGTGCTGGGCAATCTGGTCAATCGCACCATTGCCATGAGCCATAAGTATTTTGACGGCGTGGTCATGCAGCCGGGCGCTTCCGAGCCGGTGGACGAAGAACTCAAGGCAATCGCTCTGGCGCTGCCCGAAAAGGTTGAAAAGCGCATGGCGGGCCTGCATGTGGCCGACGCCATCGACGAGATCTTCACCCTGCTGCGCCGCTCGAACAAGTATATCGACGAAACCATGCCGTGGGCGCTGGCCAAGGACGAGAGCCAGAAGGAGCGTCTGGGCACGGTGCTGTACAACCTGCTCGAATCCATCCGCTTTGCGGCAATCATGATCAAGCCCCATCTGCCCGAAACGGCCGACCGCATTTTTGCACAGCTGAACATCGAAGATAAGGGCGTCGAGTCGCTGGCATCCTTTGGTGCGCTCGAGCCGGGCCATAAGGTCGGCCAGGCCGAAGTGCTGTTTGCCCGCATCGACATCCCGAAGAAGCTGGCCGAGATCACCGGCATCGACCCGGAAGCTGAAAAGAAGGCCAAAAAGGCAGCCAAGGAAGCCGAGAAGGCAGCGAAGAAGGCAGAAAAGGCCAAGAAGAAGGCCGAGATCCCCGAAGGCTGCATTTCGATCGACGAGTTTGCCAAGGTCGAGATGACTGTGTGCAAGGTGCTGGCCTGCGAGAACGTGGAAAAGAGCGAAAAGCTTTTGAAGTTCCAGCTGGACGACGGCTCGGGCACCCCGCGCCAGATCCTGTCCGGTATCGCCAAGTTCTACAAGGCCGAGGACCTGGTCGGCAAGACCCTGGTGGCCTGCACAAACTTGCCGCCGCGCAAGATGATGGGCCAGGAATCGAATGGTATGATCCTGTCTGCCGTGCGTGAGATCGAGGGCGGCGAAGAGCTGCATCTCGTGATGCTGGACGACGCAGTTCCGGCAGGCTGCAAGCTGTGCTGA
- a CDS encoding sensor histidine kinase: MKRKINLFMSLLALATCLVTFVATLVVSYQTALTRMETETFRQASLVAAGLEEIRDLPEEKRQEYLEAIGKSDRSRVTLIRAGGTVEFDSNYDSSQMENHLERPEVQEALESGEGASVRTSATLGQQTYYAAIELSTGEILRLSNTTDIVTSDLQRAIPPLILIILVACVLSIWLAHYLTRRLVSPINNLQLDEPESNNIYEELSPLLSKISNQNIQIEQQIDLLRQRQMEFDAITSNMAEGLIVCDEQLHILSVNHAAVRLLGAGDRDWTGESLVVFSRDPQLNQKAKAAVTGEKISYGLENAEGSHLQIYFSPVDGEGKARGCVMLIVDISERYAAERSRREFTGNVSHELKTPLTSISGYAEMISTGLARPDDVRGFGEKIHKEAGRLLSLVDDIMKLSRLDESTPAELPFESVELYGLVQETVKRLQQTAESNQVTLELTGSPITVRGVRQMLDEATFNLCENAIKYNRPGGHVQIAVSSSAEGAQVRVADDGIGIDPEDQAHIFERFYRADKSHSQKISGTGLGLAIVKHVCEIHGGTVDVESTPGKGSAFTLHFPLPTV, from the coding sequence ATGAAACGCAAAATCAACCTGTTCATGAGCTTGCTCGCGCTTGCGACCTGCCTTGTGACTTTTGTCGCGACCCTGGTGGTCAGCTACCAGACGGCACTGACGCGCATGGAAACCGAAACCTTCCGACAGGCATCCCTGGTCGCAGCCGGTCTGGAAGAAATCCGCGATCTGCCCGAAGAAAAACGGCAGGAATATCTGGAGGCCATCGGCAAGAGCGACCGTTCGCGCGTGACCCTCATCCGGGCCGGCGGCACCGTGGAGTTTGACTCCAACTACGACTCTTCCCAGATGGAAAACCATCTGGAGCGCCCGGAAGTGCAGGAAGCCTTAGAAAGCGGCGAAGGCGCCAGCGTGCGCACGTCGGCAACCCTTGGCCAGCAGACCTATTATGCGGCCATTGAGCTGTCCACCGGCGAAATCCTACGCCTGTCCAACACGACCGACATCGTCACCAGCGACTTGCAGCGCGCCATCCCGCCGCTGATTCTGATTATTTTGGTGGCCTGCGTGCTGTCCATTTGGCTGGCGCATTACCTGACCCGTCGTCTGGTATCGCCCATTAACAATTTGCAGCTCGATGAGCCCGAAAGCAACAACATTTACGAGGAACTTTCCCCGCTTTTGAGCAAGATCAGCAATCAGAACATCCAAATCGAGCAGCAGATCGATCTGCTGCGCCAGCGCCAGATGGAGTTTGACGCCATCACGTCCAACATGGCCGAAGGCCTGATCGTGTGCGATGAACAGTTGCACATTTTGTCGGTCAACCATGCGGCCGTGCGGCTGCTGGGCGCAGGCGACCGCGACTGGACGGGCGAAAGCCTGGTTGTGTTCAGCCGCGACCCGCAGCTCAACCAGAAGGCCAAGGCAGCGGTGACCGGGGAGAAAATCTCCTATGGCCTGGAAAACGCCGAAGGTTCGCATTTGCAGATCTATTTCAGCCCGGTCGATGGAGAAGGAAAGGCGCGCGGCTGCGTGATGCTGATCGTCGACATCTCCGAGCGGTATGCGGCCGAGCGCAGCCGCCGCGAGTTTACCGGCAACGTATCGCATGAACTCAAGACCCCGCTGACTTCGATCTCGGGCTATGCCGAGATGATTTCCACCGGCCTGGCCCGGCCGGACGATGTGCGCGGCTTTGGGGAAAAGATCCACAAGGAAGCCGGACGGCTGCTCAGCCTAGTGGATGATATCATGAAGCTGTCCCGTCTGGACGAGAGTACCCCAGCCGAGCTGCCGTTCGAATCGGTCGAGCTGTACGGCCTGGTGCAGGAGACCGTCAAGCGGCTCCAGCAGACGGCAGAGAGCAACCAAGTGACACTCGAACTGACCGGCAGCCCGATCACCGTGCGCGGTGTGCGGCAAATGCTGGACGAGGCGACGTTCAACCTGTGCGAAAACGCGATCAAATACAACCGTCCGGGCGGCCATGTACAGATTGCCGTATCTTCTTCGGCCGAAGGCGCGCAGGTGCGCGTGGCCGATGACGGCATCGGCATCGACCCAGAAGATCAGGCGCATATTTTCGAGCGCTTCTACCGCGCTGACAAGAGCCACTCGCAAAAGATCAGCGGCACCGGCCTGGGACTGGCCATCGTCAAGCATGTGTGCGAGATTCACGGCGGCACGGTCGACGTCGAATCCACGCCGGGCAAGGGCAGTGCCTTCACCCTGCACTTCCCCCTCCCGACCGTGTGA
- a CDS encoding winged helix-turn-helix domain-containing protein has translation MQTIFCVEDDANIRELVVYALRASGFAAEGFDCTAALYEKLEKGLPSLLLLDVMLPGEDGITALTNLRQNARTAALPIILLTAKNAEYDKVHGLDSGADDYITKPFGVMELISRAKAVLRRVDKTTPDDFLALGAITLDSRRRVVTVDGNEVSLTFKEFELLHYLMQNPGLVLSREKIMAAVWGFDFEGESRTVDMHIKTLRRKLGEAGTQIGTVRGVGYKISGEEA, from the coding sequence ATGCAGACCATTTTTTGCGTGGAAGATGACGCAAACATCCGGGAACTTGTCGTATATGCCCTGCGGGCCAGCGGATTTGCTGCCGAAGGGTTCGACTGCACCGCAGCGCTGTATGAAAAGCTGGAAAAGGGGCTTCCGTCGCTTTTGCTGCTGGATGTCATGCTGCCCGGTGAGGACGGCATCACGGCGCTGACCAACCTGCGCCAGAACGCACGCACGGCGGCGCTGCCCATCATCCTCCTGACCGCCAAAAACGCCGAGTATGACAAGGTCCACGGCTTGGACAGCGGTGCGGACGATTATATTACCAAGCCTTTTGGCGTGATGGAGCTGATTTCCCGTGCGAAAGCAGTGCTGCGCCGGGTGGATAAGACCACGCCCGATGATTTTCTGGCGCTGGGCGCCATCACGCTGGACAGCCGCCGCCGGGTGGTCACCGTGGACGGCAATGAAGTGTCGCTGACCTTCAAGGAATTTGAACTGCTGCATTATCTCATGCAGAATCCGGGGCTGGTGCTGTCGCGCGAAAAGATCATGGCCGCTGTGTGGGGCTTTGATTTTGAGGGCGAGAGCCGCACGGTGGATATGCACATCAAGACCCTGCGCCGCAAACTGGGGGAGGCCGGTACACAGATCGGCACGGTACGCGGTGTGGGCTATAAAATCAGCGGCGAAGAAGCCTGA
- the phoU gene encoding phosphate signaling complex protein PhoU has translation MRSRFEAQLHELNNEIITMGAMVESAIAAAARALENRDVALATQVAGSDSAVDTKEREIEQLCLKLLLQQQPVASDLRMISAAMKMITDIERIGDQAADIAELTLLLCQQEGLLSAKKLKDMARATIHMVSGAIDAFVRRDLHLAREICEYDDIVDRQFDEIKADLVDAIRENRDIGETAIDEIMIAKYFERIGDHAVNIAEWVDFSITGHLKHEG, from the coding sequence ATGAGAAGTCGTTTTGAAGCCCAGTTGCACGAACTGAACAACGAGATTATCACCATGGGCGCCATGGTCGAATCGGCCATTGCGGCCGCGGCCCGCGCGCTGGAAAACCGCGATGTCGCGCTGGCCACCCAGGTGGCAGGCTCGGACAGCGCGGTCGATACCAAGGAACGCGAGATCGAGCAGCTCTGCCTGAAACTTCTGTTGCAGCAGCAGCCCGTGGCCTCCGACCTGCGCATGATCTCGGCAGCCATGAAAATGATCACCGACATTGAACGCATCGGCGACCAGGCAGCCGATATTGCCGAGCTGACCCTGCTTTTGTGCCAGCAGGAAGGCCTGCTCAGCGCCAAGAAGCTCAAGGACATGGCCCGCGCCACCATCCATATGGTCAGCGGCGCGATCGACGCCTTTGTCCGGCGCGATCTGCATTTGGCGCGTGAAATCTGTGAATATGACGATATTGTAGACCGCCAGTTCGACGAGATCAAGGCCGATCTGGTGGACGCCATCCGGGAAAACCGCGACATTGGCGAGACCGCGATCGATGAGATCATGATTGCCAAGTATTTTGAACGCATTGGCGACCATGCGGTCAACATCGCCGAATGGGTGGATTTTTCCATCACCGGCCACCTCAAACACGAAGGCTGA
- the pstB gene encoding phosphate ABC transporter ATP-binding protein PstB: MNYKITIEDVNLHYGSFHALKDIQLNIPEKEITAFIGPSGCGKSTLLKSLNRMNDLVEGCKITGKIALDGQDIYAKSTDVNDLRKRVGMVFQKPNPFPMSIYDNIAYGPRTHGIRSRGKLDEIVERSLKQAAIWDEVKDRLNKNALGMSGGQQQRLCIARALATTPDVLLMDEPTSALDPISTAKIEDLVLELKKDYTIVMVTHNMQQATRVSDKTAFFLLGEVVEMNDTDKLFSVPQDKRTEDYITGRFG, translated from the coding sequence ATGAATTATAAAATTACGATTGAGGACGTGAACCTGCACTATGGCTCGTTCCACGCCCTGAAAGATATTCAGCTGAACATCCCCGAAAAGGAGATCACCGCCTTCATCGGGCCGTCCGGCTGCGGCAAATCGACGCTGTTGAAGTCGCTAAACCGCATGAACGACCTGGTGGAAGGCTGCAAAATTACCGGCAAGATCGCGCTCGACGGTCAGGACATCTATGCCAAGTCCACTGACGTCAACGACCTGCGCAAGCGGGTGGGCATGGTGTTCCAGAAGCCCAATCCGTTCCCGATGTCCATTTATGACAACATTGCCTATGGTCCGCGCACCCATGGCATCCGTTCGCGCGGCAAGCTTGACGAGATCGTCGAGCGGAGCCTCAAGCAGGCGGCCATCTGGGATGAGGTCAAGGACCGCCTGAACAAAAACGCCCTGGGCATGTCGGGCGGCCAGCAGCAGCGTTTGTGCATCGCCCGCGCGCTGGCGACCACACCCGATGTGCTGCTCATGGACGAGCCGACGTCGGCGCTCGACCCCATTTCGACCGCTAAGATCGAGGACCTTGTCCTGGAACTGAAAAAAGATTATACTATTGTCATGGTGACCCATAATATGCAGCAGGCGACCCGTGTATCCGATAAGACAGCCTTTTTCCTCTTGGGCGAAGTGGTGGAGATGAACGATACCGACAAGCTGTTTTCGGTGCCGCAGGATAAACGCACCGAGGATTACATTACAGGAAGGTTTGGTTAA